In Castanea sativa cultivar Marrone di Chiusa Pesio chromosome 6, ASM4071231v1, a single window of DNA contains:
- the LOC142640765 gene encoding inactive receptor-like serine/threonine-protein kinase At2g40270 isoform X1: MDQTWKPGHVVGVMVMCFFLSQNLCLSWCLNDEGLALLRLRERVVNDPFGALLNWKEEDGVINPCSWFGVECSDGKVVVLNLKNLCLGGTLPPDLTKLVHIKSIVLRNNSFTGIIPEGIEELKELEVLDLGYNNFSGPLPAELGSNLSLTILLVDNNKLLGSLSPEIHELQLLSESQIDENQLSNAAKGLSCHERCSISQSEDTVHRRMTQEIKVPVHPVDRLYRIPEAPSSSPSPSQSPSPSPSPSAVPEPVGTDPALTNSPTPSFQPHKLPLATKKKTHLISILAGSIGGSLLIILIIGVYLCKSDKVATVKPWATGLSGQLQKAFVTGVPKLKRSELETACEDFSNVIGFSPIGTVYKGTLSSGVEIAVASVAATSANDWSKSLETQFRKKIDTLSKVNHKNFVNLLGYCEEEEPFTRIMVFEYAPNGTLFEHLHIKEAEHLDWGMRLRIAMGMAYCLEHMHQLNPLIAHNNLTSSSICLTEDYAAKVSEFSFWNDMVVTEIESAGLKNLHTPSADPESNVYSFGVILFEMITGKIPYSVENPSFEDWASDYLRGEQPFIEMVDPTLTSFQEEQLELIGEVLKSCVHPNPKKRPAMREVCTKLRAITGITPEGAYPRLSPLWWAELEIASADAS; this comes from the exons ATGGACCAGACATGGAAACCGGGCCATGTGGTTGGTGTCATGGTGATGTGCTTCTTTTTGAGTCAGAATTTGTGTTTGAGTTGGTGTCTCAATGATGAAG GTTTGGCGCTGTTGAGATTAAGGGAGAGAGTAGTGAATGACCCATTTGGCGCTTTGTTAAATTGGAAAGAGGAAGATGGAGTGATTAATCCATGTTCTTGGTTTGGGGTTGAGTGCTCAGATGGAAAAGTTGTGGTCTT GAACTTGAAAAATCTTTGTCTTGGAGGAACACTGCCACCTGATCTTACAAAGCTAGTCCACATAAAGTCTAT TGTTTTGCGCAATAATTCTTTTACCGGAATTATTCCTGAAGGAATTGAGGAGCTGAAGGAGTTGGAGGTGTTAGATTTGGGATACAATAATTTCAGCGGACCACTCCCAGCTGAACTTGGCAGTAATCTTTCACTGACAATCCT CCTAGTGGACAATAACAAGCTTCTTGGTAGCTTATCTCCTGAGATTCATGAACTTCAGCTGCTTTCTGAATCTCAAATAGATGAAAATCAGCTTTCCAATGCGGCTAAAGGATTATCTTGCCACGAAAGATG CAGTATTTCCCAAAGTGAAGACACAGTTCACAGGAGAATGACGCAAGAGATTAAAGTCCCTGTACATCCTGTAGACAGGCTATACAGAATACCAGAAGCACCTTCCTCTTCACCATCCCCATCCCAATCCCCATccccatcaccatcaccatcagcTGTGCCAGAGCCAGTAGGGACTGACCCTGCTCTAACTAATTCCCCTACACCATCTTTCCAACCTCATAAATTGCCTCTCGCCACCAAAAAAAAGACTCATCTGATTTCAATATTGGCTGGATCAATAGGGGGTTCCCTCCTTATAATTTTAATCATTGGTGTATATCTATGTAAAAGCGATAAGGTTGCTACTGTTAAACCTTGGGCCACAGGATTAAGCGGACAGCTTCAGAAAGCATTTGTAACTG GTGTGCCAAAGCTCAAGAGATCAGAGCTTGAAACAGCTTGTGAAGATTTCAGTAATGTAATTGGTTTTTCACCAATTGGTACAGTTTACAAAGGGACATTGTCTAGTGGAGTAGAAATAGCTGTGGCCTCTGTTGCAGCAACATCTGCCAATGATTGGTCAAAGAGTTTAGAAACACAGTTCAGGAAGAAG ATCGACACATTATCGAAAGTTAACCACAAGAATTTTGTCAACCTTCTTGGATATTGTGAGGAAGAGGAACCTTTCACCAGAATCATGGTTTTTGAATATGCTCCAAATGGGACACTCTTTGAGCATTTACACA TAAAAGAGGCTGAGCACTTGGACTGGGGAATGCGACTCAGAATTGCAATGGGAATGGCTTACTGCCTTGAGCATATGCACCAGCTGAACCCACTTATAGCCCACAACAACCTGACCTCTTCATCTATCTGTCTCACTGAGGATTATGCAGCCAAGGTATCAGAATTCAGTTTCTGGAATGACATGGTTGTAACCGAGATAGAATCAGCCGGGTTAAAGAATTTACATACACCATCAGCTGATCCAGAAAGCAATGTTTACAGCTTTGGTGTGATATTGTTTGAAATGATTACTGGTAAGATCCCTTACTCAGTAGAGAATCCCTCATTTGAAGACTGGGCATCGGACTATTTGAGAGGAGAGCAACCGTTTATAGAAATGGTTGATCCAACTTTGACATCGTTCCAAGAGGAGCAACTAGAGCTAATTGGTGAAGTGCTAAAATCTTGTGTCCATCCTAACCCTAAAAAGAGACCAGCAATGAGAGAAGTGTGTACAAAATTGAGAGCCATAACTGGAATAACACCTGAGGGAGCATACCCAAGACTTTCTCCACTTTGGTGGGCAGAGCTTGAGATTGCATCAGCTGATGCAAGCTAA
- the LOC142640765 gene encoding inactive receptor-like serine/threonine-protein kinase At2g40270 isoform X2 — MDQTWKPGHVVGVMVMCFFLSQNLCLSWCLNDEGLALLRLRERVVNDPFGALLNWKEEDGVINPCSWFGVECSDGKVVVLNLKNLCLGGTLPPDLTKLVHIKSIVLRNNSFTGIIPEGIEELKELEVLDLGYNNFSGPLPAELGSNLSLTILLVDNNKLLGSLSPEIHELQLLSESQIDENQLSNAAKGLSCHERCISQSEDTVHRRMTQEIKVPVHPVDRLYRIPEAPSSSPSPSQSPSPSPSPSAVPEPVGTDPALTNSPTPSFQPHKLPLATKKKTHLISILAGSIGGSLLIILIIGVYLCKSDKVATVKPWATGLSGQLQKAFVTGVPKLKRSELETACEDFSNVIGFSPIGTVYKGTLSSGVEIAVASVAATSANDWSKSLETQFRKKIDTLSKVNHKNFVNLLGYCEEEEPFTRIMVFEYAPNGTLFEHLHIKEAEHLDWGMRLRIAMGMAYCLEHMHQLNPLIAHNNLTSSSICLTEDYAAKVSEFSFWNDMVVTEIESAGLKNLHTPSADPESNVYSFGVILFEMITGKIPYSVENPSFEDWASDYLRGEQPFIEMVDPTLTSFQEEQLELIGEVLKSCVHPNPKKRPAMREVCTKLRAITGITPEGAYPRLSPLWWAELEIASADAS; from the exons ATGGACCAGACATGGAAACCGGGCCATGTGGTTGGTGTCATGGTGATGTGCTTCTTTTTGAGTCAGAATTTGTGTTTGAGTTGGTGTCTCAATGATGAAG GTTTGGCGCTGTTGAGATTAAGGGAGAGAGTAGTGAATGACCCATTTGGCGCTTTGTTAAATTGGAAAGAGGAAGATGGAGTGATTAATCCATGTTCTTGGTTTGGGGTTGAGTGCTCAGATGGAAAAGTTGTGGTCTT GAACTTGAAAAATCTTTGTCTTGGAGGAACACTGCCACCTGATCTTACAAAGCTAGTCCACATAAAGTCTAT TGTTTTGCGCAATAATTCTTTTACCGGAATTATTCCTGAAGGAATTGAGGAGCTGAAGGAGTTGGAGGTGTTAGATTTGGGATACAATAATTTCAGCGGACCACTCCCAGCTGAACTTGGCAGTAATCTTTCACTGACAATCCT CCTAGTGGACAATAACAAGCTTCTTGGTAGCTTATCTCCTGAGATTCATGAACTTCAGCTGCTTTCTGAATCTCAAATAGATGAAAATCAGCTTTCCAATGCGGCTAAAGGATTATCTTGCCACGAAAGATG TATTTCCCAAAGTGAAGACACAGTTCACAGGAGAATGACGCAAGAGATTAAAGTCCCTGTACATCCTGTAGACAGGCTATACAGAATACCAGAAGCACCTTCCTCTTCACCATCCCCATCCCAATCCCCATccccatcaccatcaccatcagcTGTGCCAGAGCCAGTAGGGACTGACCCTGCTCTAACTAATTCCCCTACACCATCTTTCCAACCTCATAAATTGCCTCTCGCCACCAAAAAAAAGACTCATCTGATTTCAATATTGGCTGGATCAATAGGGGGTTCCCTCCTTATAATTTTAATCATTGGTGTATATCTATGTAAAAGCGATAAGGTTGCTACTGTTAAACCTTGGGCCACAGGATTAAGCGGACAGCTTCAGAAAGCATTTGTAACTG GTGTGCCAAAGCTCAAGAGATCAGAGCTTGAAACAGCTTGTGAAGATTTCAGTAATGTAATTGGTTTTTCACCAATTGGTACAGTTTACAAAGGGACATTGTCTAGTGGAGTAGAAATAGCTGTGGCCTCTGTTGCAGCAACATCTGCCAATGATTGGTCAAAGAGTTTAGAAACACAGTTCAGGAAGAAG ATCGACACATTATCGAAAGTTAACCACAAGAATTTTGTCAACCTTCTTGGATATTGTGAGGAAGAGGAACCTTTCACCAGAATCATGGTTTTTGAATATGCTCCAAATGGGACACTCTTTGAGCATTTACACA TAAAAGAGGCTGAGCACTTGGACTGGGGAATGCGACTCAGAATTGCAATGGGAATGGCTTACTGCCTTGAGCATATGCACCAGCTGAACCCACTTATAGCCCACAACAACCTGACCTCTTCATCTATCTGTCTCACTGAGGATTATGCAGCCAAGGTATCAGAATTCAGTTTCTGGAATGACATGGTTGTAACCGAGATAGAATCAGCCGGGTTAAAGAATTTACATACACCATCAGCTGATCCAGAAAGCAATGTTTACAGCTTTGGTGTGATATTGTTTGAAATGATTACTGGTAAGATCCCTTACTCAGTAGAGAATCCCTCATTTGAAGACTGGGCATCGGACTATTTGAGAGGAGAGCAACCGTTTATAGAAATGGTTGATCCAACTTTGACATCGTTCCAAGAGGAGCAACTAGAGCTAATTGGTGAAGTGCTAAAATCTTGTGTCCATCCTAACCCTAAAAAGAGACCAGCAATGAGAGAAGTGTGTACAAAATTGAGAGCCATAACTGGAATAACACCTGAGGGAGCATACCCAAGACTTTCTCCACTTTGGTGGGCAGAGCTTGAGATTGCATCAGCTGATGCAAGCTAA